The genomic region ATCCTGCAGTACTTCATTCCAacagaacacacaaaaagaaagcCAACAGAAAATAGAGTCAAGTTTCTCCCTGACAAAATCAAAACTGCCCGTGGTCCACTTCGTCTAACCAAGATGCAGGACTTGCAGGAAAATCCGGGTACCCACCGCTGCTGCCAGTGGAGAGGTCCGAGCTGGGGCCGTTGGCTGCCCCCATGGAAACTCTCACAGAGGGGTTGATGCTGGGTCCGCCGCTTTGAGTCATGATGGACAGGCCTGAATCGGGATAAATGAGGCTGGTGATTAGAGGCTGGTGTCTTGGCAGGGCATGCAGGGACCCTGGTGACTGGGGGAGACCGTAGGGGCTGCTGGAACGGATGTCGTGGAACTGGTCCTGGGAGGGAAGTGTACTGGGGTCCAGGGGGAAGGAGCTGTGGTTGTTACCAGCTTGGCGTCCCCCCATGGCTGGAGAGGACTCACTCAGGCTGCTGTAAATGCTGTTGGTGTGGCCAAGCTCTGACATGGGAGGTTCATCTGTGCAACAAGAATGACAAAAGAAGAAGTGATGTTTGTAAGGCTGATTTAACGGCATTTTAAGTAATTCTCCTCATTGACTACAATCGGCTTCTTCAATATTTCTCTTATACACTGTAGTGTAggcaaacatattttttcactCATTCAACCTGATCAATTTGGTTCAATCACCGGATAAACTAAATCTGTACAAATGACTGTGAAGTCAGTGAACACACTTGCGAAGCTTCCAAACATAAGGCACACCCATATGTAAACTTttgttaaaaaaggttttattctAAATTCAATGCAGAGTGGTTAATAGTTTGGCTACTGTAACAGTATTTGTTACATATTTCTTTCTGGCTATAGCAGACTTATAAGCCATTCCCTACAATCGGTTATCATCATTTATTTGCCAAAAGATACATTCCTGTGTTACCGTCTTCTGTGACTGACATAAAATATGTACGAACACTGAATGAAAAGCTGGACATGTTACGGAAGACAACAATCAGAGTTACTGTTTGGTCAGTAATTACATTACGTATTAGGATTCATATTGTTATGTTAAGTGCAAATATGTCAAATATACCTTTTATTTTgcctaaaaatgtaaaatggttCAAGTTTCCTAACTAAAGTAATTACTGAAGGTGTTAAATAATGATGCTTTTAATGTAAACCTGTGTGTGATTTTACTgtcttttagttgttttttttaatacttttttttttttttgtcaaataacaTGATTGAATATATCTTTCTTGTTTCATGCGATTTAAAAACATCTCACATCTTCTCTGCATTCCAACAACATAACATAACGTTTCAAACTGGCTTTGAGACATCCACTACTAAAAATCTTTGGAGCAAGTAAACAAAGGATACTGCAATATACTGCAAGGTTTATAGATTTTACTGCATTTTATAAGTCTTAGGTTGTCTTAGGTTATAAGTCTTTTTATGTCTGATGCTTCATAGCTGGTGCTGCAAAATATTTCATGATTTTATATCTTTAATATAGATTTCTAAACATATATAAGACAGAGCAACAACCCTATATGTATGTACTGTTTATACAGTAAACTGTACTTTTTTCAACCATAAAATAACAGacattttaacatcacaaaAGGAAAAGAACAGGTTTGGGTATTAAAAGTGTGTGTTGATATGCTGCTTCACAGTCAGAATGAAGAAACTTGAATGTAAAGGACCTATGACTGTGTTTTAGACACATCTGTTGCTTTGTCTCCTTGACATACCAATGTTTCTGTAACGTCTACTTATTTTTAACAGACTGAACTTACCTGTGAAGGACACCTCCGCATCGCTGTCCATCCCCTCCTCCAGGATGCTATCTTTGTCAGACTTGGAGCTTCCTCGTGACCTCTTCATGTTGCGGAAGTACTGGCCCCACCTTTGCCGTCCGGCGTCTTTCTTCAGCCGTTTTTCTTTCGCTCGTCTGTTCTGAAACCAAACCTGGAGGGTGAAATAAACAAGTCATAAATGGGTAAGGTTTTGATAATTCATCAAAACTTCAGCTGGATATTTAActaatttaacagaaaaaaaagtgtaACTATATAGTTAGAAATATGACTTGATGTTCAGGTTGTacttatttaaaaacacaaagttaatCAGAATGTGTCAgttgattcatttttattcattttgcaATATAAATCTCTTGATCTAGATGACAAAATAGCCAACCTATGTACTGCTTAAAATCTTTTTTCAGCCATTACgtttatattattataatattattaatattaggATGAAACAAATTTTCAAGGACTTGTCTGGAGATCATTCATTAAGAATCCACAACTAACTATGGATCTGTGACCTGGGCCCATTTTCCCCTAAATCAGATTTATCACACGTTTAATTCACTTGTCCAACTTGCCTCACCTGTGAGAGCAGACAGATCAGTCTCTCCTGACTCCTCGGATTATTTAAAACCATTTCCTGCATTTTGAACTCATTTTTGCTTGGGCTGTGATATCTAAATTTAAACCGTTCTTAATTGTATCCTTAATCTTGCACTTAGGAGAGATCAATTTAGGTCACTTGCCCACAAAGCATGCAACGCTCTTCGTAATGATATTCCACCCTGTGTGAACCCTATTCCCCCCTTTCCTTTTACTGAATAATGAGGAGCATTTTAGTGGCTTCTGTCCTCAGTTTTGTCCttgcaaataaaacaatatatacgAGTAACATCTACAGGAACTGGCGCAAGGCTCCTCAGTAGCGGACAATGTGCGAGGGGCCCTCTCAGTATTGTTAACGAGACTGCACTTAAACAACGCCGACTTCATTTTACTACATCAGGCCATAAATCCCCCTCATAAGTTTATACACACACTTGTTCGAACAGTGCGTCTGTACCAGATCAGCCACAATTGTCCCTTGATAATGAAGCCAGGACACAAGTGGAGTAGTTCTTAATGTAGAATAATGTACTGTACCTGCACGACCCGCATGTCCAGACCTGTCTCTGACGACAGCTGCTCTCGGACGTGGCGGGCTGGTTTCGGAGAGTTGTTGTAGGCGTTCTTCAGCGTCTCCAGTTGTTTGGCAGTGATGGTGGTCCGGGGCCTTTTTGCAGTGGAGTCTGCTTCTGTAAGAAAGACAAGCAACCGTCACTTTTTCTTTCATGATTTCAGGTCCAGGGTGAAATTAATGGAAAAATTTATAATGATAAATAAGAGACAAAAATAACGGAGATACAATATAAAGCATACACCAAGGTTCTGAGATggatttttttcagtgtttaatcaAGTTGCTCTCATAATAACGCAACAGCTGTCATTAAAGTCGATGTAACAAACTCTACATGAACATTCTAAATGTACAGcatacatacactatattgATAAAAGCAGATAGTCACCATAACA from Girardinichthys multiradiatus isolate DD_20200921_A chromosome 8, DD_fGirMul_XY1, whole genome shotgun sequence harbors:
- the lhx3 gene encoding LIM/homeobox protein Lhx3 isoform X5, with amino-acid sequence MLLEHPGSSCQNTGNFSRYSSGQEIPVCSGCNQHIVDRFILKVLDRHWHSKCLKCSDCQAQLADKCFSRGDNVYCKDDFFKRFGTKCAACQQGIPPTQVVRRAQDFVYHLHCFACIVCKRQLATGDEYYLMEDSRLVCKADYETAKQREADSTAKRPRTTITAKQLETLKNAYNNSPKPARHVREQLSSETGLDMRVVQVWFQNRRAKEKRLKKDAGRQRWGQYFRNMKRSRGSSKSDKDSILEEGMDSDAEVSFTDEPPMSELGHTNSIYSSLSESSPAMGGRQAGNNHSSFPLDPSTLPSQDQFHDIRSSSPYGLPQSPGSLHALPRHQPLITSLIYPDSGLSIMTQSGGPSINPSVRVSMGAANGPSSDLSTGSSGGYPDFPASPASWLDEVDHGQF
- the lhx3 gene encoding LIM/homeobox protein Lhx3 isoform X4 yields the protein MEGHDERNCPKEAPSNTEMLLALLSHSEALRKEIPVCSGCNQHIVDRFILKVLDRHWHSKCLKCSDCQAQLADKCFSRGDNVYCKDDFFKRFGTKCAACQQGIPPTQVVRRAQDFVYHLHCFACIVCKRQLATGDEYYLMEDSRLVCKADYETAKQREADSTAKRPRTTITAKQLETLKNAYNNSPKPARHVREQLSSETGLDMRVVQVWFQNRRAKEKRLKKDAGRQRWGQYFRNMKRSRGSSKSDKDSILEEGMDSDAEVSFTDEPPMSELGHTNSIYSSLSESSPAMGGRQAGNNHSSFPLDPSTLPSQDQFHDIRSSSPYGLPQSPGSLHALPRHQPLITSLIYPDSGLSIMTQSGGPSINPSVRVSMGAANGPSSDLSTGSSGGYPDFPASPASWLDEVDHGQF
- the lhx3 gene encoding LIM/homeobox protein Lhx3 isoform X2, with the protein product MEGHDERNCPKEAPSNTEMLLALLSHSEALRKEIPVCSGCNQHIVDRFILKVLDRHWHSKCLKCSDCQAQLADKCFSRGDNVYCKDDFFKFGTKCAACQQGIPPTQVVRRAQDFVYHLHCFACIVCKRQLATGDEYYLMEDSRLVCKADYETAKQREADSTAKRPRTTITAKQLETLKNAYNNSPKPARHVREQLSSETGLDMRVVQVWFQNRRAKEKRLKKDAGRQRWGQYFRNMKRSRGSSKSDKDSILEEGMDSDAEVSFTDEPPMSELGHTNSIYSSLSESSPAMGGRQAGNNHSSFPLDPSTLPSQDQFHDIRSSSPYGLPQSPGSLHALPRHQPLITSLIYPDSGLSIMTQSGGPSINPSVRVSMGAANGPSSDLSTGSSDVSCLFRCTGNHLKDELSKLGLRRLGVVMYVFVYVENVLCIIYSLW
- the lhx3 gene encoding LIM/homeobox protein Lhx3 isoform X1, which translates into the protein MEGHDERNCPKEAPSNTEMLLALLSHSEALRKEIPVCSGCNQHIVDRFILKVLDRHWHSKCLKCSDCQAQLADKCFSRGDNVYCKDDFFKRFGTKCAACQQGIPPTQVVRRAQDFVYHLHCFACIVCKRQLATGDEYYLMEDSRLVCKADYETAKQREADSTAKRPRTTITAKQLETLKNAYNNSPKPARHVREQLSSETGLDMRVVQVWFQNRRAKEKRLKKDAGRQRWGQYFRNMKRSRGSSKSDKDSILEEGMDSDAEVSFTDEPPMSELGHTNSIYSSLSESSPAMGGRQAGNNHSSFPLDPSTLPSQDQFHDIRSSSPYGLPQSPGSLHALPRHQPLITSLIYPDSGLSIMTQSGGPSINPSVRVSMGAANGPSSDLSTGSSDVSCLFRCTGNHLKDELSKLGLRRLGVVMYVFVYVENVLCIIYSLW
- the lhx3 gene encoding LIM/homeobox protein Lhx3 isoform X3; protein product: MLLEHPGSSCQNTGNFSRYSSGQEIPVCSGCNQHIVDRFILKVLDRHWHSKCLKCSDCQAQLADKCFSRGDNVYCKDDFFKRFGTKCAACQQGIPPTQVVRRAQDFVYHLHCFACIVCKRQLATGDEYYLMEDSRLVCKADYETAKQREADSTAKRPRTTITAKQLETLKNAYNNSPKPARHVREQLSSETGLDMRVVQVWFQNRRAKEKRLKKDAGRQRWGQYFRNMKRSRGSSKSDKDSILEEGMDSDAEVSFTDEPPMSELGHTNSIYSSLSESSPAMGGRQAGNNHSSFPLDPSTLPSQDQFHDIRSSSPYGLPQSPGSLHALPRHQPLITSLIYPDSGLSIMTQSGGPSINPSVRVSMGAANGPSSDLSTGSSDVSCLFRCTGNHLKDELSKLGLRRLGVVMYVFVYVENVLCIIYSLW